A part of Micromonospora chersina genomic DNA contains:
- a CDS encoding S1 family peptidase has product MRPTRSMLRRAAVVAMAGTLVTGSLLGAPAQAAPASPASPDAAAALATKLGDRAAGAYADSSGAMVVAVTDAAAARQVRAAGATPKLVTRGADKLAAATNELERSAKIPGTAWWVDPATNQVVVSVDSTVTGAKLDKVKAAVARTDGATRIVSEPGVLSKRLSGGQAIYTGGYRCSLGFNVRSGSTYYFLTAGHCTNLGSTWYSNSSQTTVLGSRAGTSFPGNDYGIVRYTNGSTPPGNVYLYNGSYQDITTAGNAYVGQSVRRSGSTTGLRSGSVSATNATVNYAEGSVYGLIRTNVCAEGGDSGGSLFAGSTALGLTSGGSGNCSSGGTTYFQPVTEPLSVYGVSVY; this is encoded by the coding sequence ATGCGACCCACGAGGTCAATGCTCCGCCGCGCCGCCGTCGTCGCCATGGCCGGCACCCTGGTCACCGGCTCGCTGCTCGGCGCACCCGCCCAGGCGGCCCCCGCCTCGCCCGCGTCGCCCGACGCCGCCGCCGCCCTCGCCACGAAGCTCGGAGACCGCGCCGCCGGCGCGTACGCCGACAGCAGCGGCGCCATGGTCGTCGCGGTGACCGACGCCGCGGCCGCCCGCCAGGTCCGCGCCGCCGGCGCCACCCCGAAGCTCGTCACCCGGGGCGCCGACAAGCTCGCGGCCGCCACCAACGAGCTGGAGCGGTCCGCGAAGATCCCCGGCACCGCCTGGTGGGTCGACCCGGCCACCAACCAGGTCGTCGTCTCCGTCGACAGCACCGTGACCGGCGCCAAGCTGGACAAGGTCAAGGCCGCCGTGGCCCGGACCGACGGCGCGACCCGGATCGTGTCCGAGCCCGGTGTGCTGAGCAAGCGCCTGTCCGGCGGCCAGGCCATCTACACCGGCGGGTACCGCTGCTCGCTCGGCTTCAACGTCCGCAGCGGCAGCACGTACTACTTCCTCACCGCCGGGCACTGCACCAACCTGGGCTCGACCTGGTACTCGAACTCCAGCCAGACCACCGTGCTCGGCAGCCGGGCCGGCACCAGCTTCCCGGGCAACGACTACGGCATCGTGCGCTACACCAACGGCAGCACTCCGCCCGGCAACGTCTACCTCTACAACGGCAGCTACCAGGACATCACCACGGCCGGCAACGCGTACGTCGGCCAGAGCGTCCGGCGCAGCGGCAGCACCACCGGCCTGCGCAGCGGCAGCGTCAGCGCCACCAACGCGACGGTGAACTACGCCGAGGGCAGCGTGTACGGCCTGATCCGGACCAACGTCTGCGCCGAGGGCGGCGACAGCGGCGGCTCGCTCTTCGCCGGCAGCACCGCGCTCGGCCTCACCTCCGGCGGCAGCGGCAACTGCTCCTCCGGCGGCACCACCTACTTCCAGCCGGTCACCGAGCCGCTCAGCGTCTACGGCGTCAGCGTCTACTGA
- a CDS encoding winged helix-turn-helix transcriptional regulator, which translates to MRPAALDWSVENCTIARAMEILGERWTLVVLREVFNGVRRFDDMRVRTGIPRQVLTNRLAMLVEQGVLRREPYREPGSRLRHEYRLTDKGLDLWPVLVAVLGWGDRYLADPDGSPLTVAHRDCGAEVRVALRCADGHEVTDPRDVVPRPGPGARRRS; encoded by the coding sequence ATGAGACCCGCGGCACTGGACTGGTCGGTGGAGAACTGCACCATCGCCCGCGCCATGGAGATCCTCGGCGAGCGGTGGACCCTGGTCGTGCTCCGCGAGGTCTTCAACGGCGTGCGCCGCTTCGACGACATGCGGGTGCGCACCGGCATTCCCCGGCAGGTGCTCACCAACCGGCTGGCCATGCTCGTCGAGCAGGGGGTGCTGCGCCGGGAGCCGTACCGGGAGCCGGGCAGCCGGCTGCGGCACGAGTACCGGCTCACCGACAAGGGGCTCGACCTCTGGCCGGTGCTGGTCGCGGTGCTCGGTTGGGGCGACCGCTACCTGGCCGACCCGGACGGCTCGCCGTTGACCGTCGCGCACCGCGACTGCGGCGCCGAGGTCCGGGTGGCGCTGCGCTGCGCCGACGGGCACGAGGTGACCGATCCCCGCGACGTGGTGCCGCGTCCGGGCCCGGGCGCCCGTCGCCGTTCCTGA
- a CDS encoding PaaI family thioesterase codes for MTQTQERSRTFTWSDPVAGAAHIGRRSGLELLRAMIAGELAAPPVMHLLDMTRMEADEGRVAVELVPQEFHYNPLGTVHGGVLSTLLDTAAACAVHTTLPAGVGYTSLDLNVKFLRPVTVASGTLRCEGTVLQRGRRTALAEARLTDAKARLIAHATSSCLLFPLDQPA; via the coding sequence ATGACACAGACGCAGGAGCGCAGCCGCACCTTCACCTGGTCCGACCCGGTCGCCGGGGCCGCGCACATCGGCCGTCGCAGCGGCCTGGAGCTGCTCCGCGCGATGATCGCCGGGGAACTGGCCGCGCCGCCCGTCATGCACCTCCTCGACATGACCCGGATGGAGGCCGACGAGGGCCGCGTCGCCGTCGAGCTGGTGCCGCAGGAGTTCCACTACAACCCGCTGGGCACCGTGCACGGCGGCGTCCTCTCCACGCTGCTGGACACCGCCGCCGCCTGCGCCGTGCACACCACCCTGCCGGCCGGCGTCGGCTACACCTCGCTGGACCTGAACGTGAAGTTCCTCCGCCCGGTCACGGTCGCCAGCGGCACCCTGCGCTGCGAGGGCACGGTGCTCCAGCGGGGCCGCCGCACCGCCCTGGCCGAGGCCCGCCTGACCGACGCGAAGGCCCGTCTGATCGCCCACGCCACGTCAAGCTGCCTCCTGTTCCCCCTGGACCAACCGGCCTAA
- a CDS encoding acyl-ACP desaturase — protein sequence MTVLSQTALLLELEPVVEKNLDRHLSLAKEWFPHEYVPWSEGRTFDGPLGGEAWSPEDSTIPEVARTALIVNLLTEDNLPSYHHEIATLFGRDGAWGTWVHRWTAEEGRHGTAIRDYLTVTRAVDPVALERARMTHMSAGYVNTHDDEVLHSLAYVSFQELATRISHRNTGRATGDPTCEALLARVAADENLHMVFYRNLLGAAFELAPSQAMRAVADVLADFQMPGVGIDGFARKSVAIALAGIYDLRQHRDEVVVPVLRQWNLFEATGLDADGEAARDQIAAHLDTLETQASRFEEKRAARTARLAASR from the coding sequence GTGACCGTGCTCAGCCAGACCGCTCTGCTCCTCGAACTCGAACCCGTGGTCGAGAAGAACCTCGACCGGCACCTGTCGCTGGCCAAGGAGTGGTTCCCGCACGAGTACGTGCCGTGGAGCGAGGGGCGGACCTTCGACGGCCCGCTCGGCGGCGAGGCGTGGTCTCCCGAGGACTCCACGATCCCCGAGGTGGCCCGGACCGCGCTTATCGTCAACCTGCTCACCGAGGACAACCTGCCCTCGTACCACCACGAGATCGCGACGCTGTTCGGGCGGGACGGCGCGTGGGGGACCTGGGTGCACCGGTGGACCGCCGAGGAGGGGCGGCACGGCACGGCGATCCGCGACTACCTGACGGTGACCCGGGCGGTCGACCCGGTGGCCCTGGAGCGGGCCCGGATGACCCACATGTCGGCGGGCTACGTGAACACCCACGACGACGAGGTGCTGCACTCGCTGGCGTACGTGTCGTTCCAGGAACTGGCCACCCGCATCTCGCACCGCAACACCGGCCGGGCGACCGGCGACCCGACCTGCGAGGCCCTGCTCGCCCGGGTGGCGGCCGACGAGAACCTGCACATGGTCTTCTACCGCAACCTGCTCGGCGCCGCCTTCGAGCTCGCCCCGAGCCAGGCCATGCGGGCCGTGGCCGACGTGCTGGCCGACTTCCAGATGCCGGGTGTGGGCATCGACGGCTTCGCCCGTAAGTCGGTGGCGATCGCCCTGGCCGGCATCTACGACCTGCGCCAGCACCGGGACGAGGTGGTGGTCCCGGTGCTGCGCCAGTGGAACCTGTTCGAGGCGACCGGCCTGGACGCCGACGGCGAGGCCGCCCGCGACCAGATCGCCGCCCACCTGGACACCCTGGAGACCCAGGCGTCCCGCTTCGAGGAGAAGCGCGCCGCCCGCACCGCCCGCCTCGCCGCATCACGCTAA
- the hisS gene encoding histidine--tRNA ligase: MSKPTPISGFPEWTPAQRMIEQFVLDRIRATFELYGFAPLETRSVEPLEQLLRKGETSKEVYVLRRLQADTDGPAGDDALGLHFDLTVPFARYVLENAGKLQFPFRRYQIQKVWRGERPQEGRYREFLQADIDIVDRDTLPAHYEAEMPLVIGDALRSLPIPPVRIQVNNRKICEGFYRGVGLTDPEAALRAVDKLDKIGPAKVAELLAETAGASEAQAKACLALAEISAPDASFADAVRALGVSDPLLDEGIAELTAVVETAAAHAPGLCVADLRIARGLDYYTGTVYETQMIGYERFGSVCSGGRYDNLASSGNARFPGVGISIGVTRLLGLLFGAGALSVSRDVPTCVLVAVSAEEERPASNKVAEALRSRGIPTEVSPSAAKFGKQIRHAERRGIPYVWFPGAEGDEVKDIRSGEQVAAAAGEWTPPRADLKPLVGPATAGA; encoded by the coding sequence ATGAGCAAGCCCACGCCCATCTCCGGCTTCCCGGAGTGGACGCCCGCCCAGCGGATGATCGAGCAGTTCGTGCTCGACCGGATCCGCGCCACCTTCGAGCTGTACGGCTTCGCGCCGCTGGAGACCCGCTCGGTCGAGCCCCTCGAGCAGTTGCTGCGCAAGGGGGAGACCTCGAAGGAGGTCTACGTGCTGCGCCGGCTCCAGGCCGACACCGACGGGCCGGCCGGCGACGACGCCCTCGGCCTGCACTTCGACCTGACCGTGCCGTTCGCCCGCTACGTGCTGGAGAACGCCGGCAAGCTCCAGTTCCCGTTCCGCCGCTACCAGATCCAGAAGGTGTGGCGGGGTGAGCGCCCGCAGGAGGGGCGCTACCGGGAGTTCCTGCAGGCCGACATCGACATCGTCGACCGGGACACCCTGCCGGCCCACTACGAGGCGGAGATGCCGCTGGTGATCGGCGACGCGCTGCGCTCGCTGCCGATCCCGCCGGTGCGGATCCAGGTGAACAACCGCAAGATCTGCGAGGGCTTCTACCGGGGGGTCGGGCTGACCGACCCGGAGGCGGCGCTGCGCGCCGTCGACAAGCTCGACAAGATCGGCCCGGCGAAGGTGGCCGAGCTGCTGGCGGAGACCGCCGGGGCGAGCGAGGCGCAGGCCAAGGCGTGCCTGGCCCTCGCCGAGATCTCCGCGCCGGACGCCTCGTTCGCCGATGCGGTCCGCGCCCTGGGGGTGAGCGACCCGCTGCTCGACGAGGGCATCGCGGAGCTGACCGCCGTGGTGGAGACGGCCGCCGCGCACGCCCCCGGTCTCTGCGTGGCCGACCTGCGGATCGCCCGCGGCCTCGACTACTACACCGGCACCGTCTACGAGACGCAGATGATCGGCTACGAGCGGTTCGGCTCGGTCTGCTCCGGCGGCCGGTACGACAACCTGGCCAGCTCCGGCAACGCCCGCTTCCCCGGGGTGGGCATCTCCATCGGGGTGACCCGGCTGCTCGGCCTGCTCTTCGGCGCGGGCGCGCTGTCGGTCTCCCGGGACGTGCCGACCTGCGTGCTTGTCGCGGTGAGCGCCGAGGAGGAGCGGCCGGCCAGCAACAAGGTCGCGGAGGCGCTGCGCTCCCGGGGCATCCCCACCGAGGTGTCGCCGAGCGCGGCCAAGTTCGGCAAGCAGATCCGGCACGCCGAGCGGCGCGGCATCCCGTACGTGTGGTTCCCCGGGGCCGAGGGCGACGAGGTGAAGGACATCCGCTCGGGCGAGCAGGTGGCCGCCGCGGCGGGGGAGTGGACCCCGCCCCGGGCCGACCTGAAACCGCTGGTCGGTCCCGCGACCGCTGGCGCCTGA
- a CDS encoding MBL fold metallo-hydrolase, with protein sequence MLVAGFPADAFGTNCYVVATAPGEQCVVVDPGIGVLDRLDAVLAEHRLHPAAVLLTHGHLDHTFSVAPVCGARGIPAYVHPEDRELLADPSKALSMDLTQLFGGRLPYAEPDDVAELTDGATLSLAGLEITVDHAPGHTGGSVLFRMPGAGSPWEADQICLSGDVLFAGSIGRTDLPGGSMPRMLDSLREKVLPLADDTVVLPGHGPQTTIGRERVTNPYLVEVSGTGGARPAAPTRGL encoded by the coding sequence GTGCTCGTGGCCGGCTTTCCCGCGGACGCCTTCGGCACCAACTGCTACGTGGTGGCGACGGCACCGGGGGAGCAGTGCGTGGTGGTCGACCCCGGCATCGGGGTGCTCGACCGGCTCGACGCCGTGCTCGCCGAGCACCGCCTGCACCCGGCCGCCGTGCTGCTCACCCACGGCCACCTCGACCACACCTTCTCGGTGGCCCCGGTCTGCGGCGCGCGGGGCATCCCTGCGTACGTCCACCCGGAGGACCGGGAGCTGCTGGCCGACCCGTCCAAGGCGCTCTCGATGGACCTCACCCAGCTCTTCGGCGGGCGGCTGCCCTACGCCGAGCCGGACGACGTGGCGGAGCTGACCGACGGCGCGACCCTGTCGCTGGCCGGGTTGGAGATCACCGTCGACCACGCCCCCGGCCATACCGGCGGGTCGGTGCTGTTCCGGATGCCCGGCGCCGGCTCGCCCTGGGAGGCCGACCAGATCTGCCTCTCCGGCGACGTGCTCTTCGCCGGCTCGATCGGCCGCACCGACCTGCCGGGCGGCAGCATGCCCCGCATGCTGGACAGCCTCCGGGAGAAGGTCCTCCCGCTGGCCGACGACACGGTCGTCCTGCCCGGCCACGGCCCGCAGACCACCATCGGCCGCGAGCGCGTGACCAACCCGTACCTCGTCGAGGTGTCGGGGACCGGCGGCGCGCGCCCGGCCGCGCCCACCCGCGGCCTGTAG
- a CDS encoding peptidylprolyl isomerase, translating to MASSRDRQRKLARAKLDRQLARRAAAAKRRRQIQAGVGAAVVLALIVVGSAWALGAFDSEPKKQAAEDTCLWTPQDATANTNLKEVGTPPTTGLPTAGTRTMTVTTNQGGPITADLDLAAAPCGAASISFLAGKSFYDNTKCHEITTEGALRCGDPSGSGIGGPAYSFYNENVPTAPEASPSASPAPAQPPAYPKGTVAMIGNPPGSNGSQFLIFFKDFNPPTPGYTIVGKVTGGLDVVEKIGALPTVDNGSGAKVKPKTDVVIQSLTVAEPNAAPAATSAPAASPSAG from the coding sequence GTGGCTTCCAGCAGGGACCGGCAGCGCAAACTGGCGCGGGCCAAGCTCGACCGGCAGCTCGCCCGGCGGGCCGCGGCCGCGAAGCGCCGCCGGCAGATCCAGGCCGGTGTCGGCGCCGCCGTGGTGCTCGCGCTGATCGTGGTCGGTTCGGCCTGGGCGCTCGGCGCCTTCGACTCCGAGCCGAAGAAGCAGGCCGCCGAGGACACCTGCCTCTGGACCCCGCAGGACGCCACGGCCAACACGAACCTCAAGGAGGTGGGCACCCCGCCCACCACTGGTCTGCCCACCGCCGGCACCCGCACGATGACGGTCACCACCAACCAGGGCGGCCCGATCACCGCCGACCTGGACCTGGCCGCCGCCCCGTGCGGCGCGGCAAGCATCTCGTTCCTGGCCGGCAAGTCGTTCTACGACAACACCAAGTGCCACGAGATCACCACTGAGGGGGCGCTGCGCTGCGGCGACCCGAGCGGCAGCGGCATCGGCGGCCCGGCCTACTCGTTCTACAACGAGAACGTCCCCACCGCCCCCGAGGCCAGCCCCTCCGCCTCGCCGGCGCCGGCGCAGCCCCCGGCGTACCCGAAGGGCACGGTCGCCATGATCGGCAACCCGCCCGGCAGCAACGGCAGCCAGTTCCTGATCTTCTTCAAGGACTTCAACCCGCCCACCCCGGGCTACACGATCGTCGGCAAGGTCACCGGCGGCCTCGACGTGGTCGAGAAGATCGGCGCCCTGCCGACCGTGGACAATGGGAGTGGAGCCAAGGTCAAGCCGAAGACGGATGTGGTGATCCAGAGCCTCACCGTCGCCGAGCCGAACGCCGCGCCGGCCGCCACGAGCGCCCCGGCGGCGAGCCCCAGCGCCGGCTGA
- a CDS encoding peptidylprolyl isomerase, with the protein MTSTRERQRAAARARLEREMAERAAKARKRRQTQAIVGAAAVLVLVVAGTVWLATSLGGDDEKQNTAGGGDGFSQCAFTEVPKEGRSKQIKDVGLPTAQQANTGTQTMTIDTNLGPITAKIDRGKVPCTAGSFTHLASKGFFDNTKCHRLVTEGIKVLQCGDPSATGKGWRETDGTGGPSYNLAEENLPTDKRPPYPEGVIAMANSGQQGSTGSQFFIVYGDSQLDPNYTVLGTITGGMDVVKQVAAAGDDGAFAQQAGGGHPKKEIVVNKLSMSDIQGG; encoded by the coding sequence GTGACGTCCACGAGAGAGCGGCAGCGCGCGGCGGCGCGGGCCCGCCTCGAGCGGGAGATGGCCGAGCGCGCCGCCAAGGCCCGCAAGCGCCGGCAGACCCAGGCCATCGTCGGCGCCGCGGCGGTGCTGGTGCTCGTCGTGGCCGGGACCGTCTGGCTCGCCACCTCGCTCGGCGGTGACGACGAGAAGCAGAACACCGCCGGCGGCGGCGACGGGTTCTCCCAGTGCGCGTTCACCGAGGTCCCCAAGGAGGGGCGCTCGAAGCAGATCAAGGACGTCGGGCTGCCCACGGCCCAGCAGGCCAACACGGGCACCCAGACCATGACGATCGACACCAACCTGGGCCCGATCACCGCCAAGATCGACCGCGGGAAGGTGCCCTGCACCGCGGGCAGCTTCACCCACCTGGCCAGCAAGGGCTTCTTCGACAACACCAAGTGCCACCGGCTCGTCACCGAGGGCATCAAGGTGCTCCAGTGCGGTGACCCGAGTGCGACCGGCAAGGGCTGGCGGGAGACCGACGGCACCGGCGGCCCGAGCTACAACCTGGCCGAGGAGAACCTGCCCACCGACAAGCGGCCCCCCTACCCGGAGGGCGTCATCGCCATGGCCAACTCCGGCCAGCAGGGCAGCACCGGCAGCCAGTTCTTCATCGTGTACGGCGACTCCCAGCTCGACCCGAACTACACCGTGCTGGGCACGATCACCGGCGGCATGGACGTGGTGAAGCAGGTCGCCGCGGCCGGTGACGACGGCGCCTTCGCCCAGCAGGCCGGTGGCGGTCACCCGAAGAAGGAGATCGTCGTCAACAAGCTCAGCATGAGCGACATCCAGGGCGGCTGA
- a CDS encoding RelA/SpoT family protein, protein MSHDVVPPVEGTVHPTGDADGSVTERSGGNPPARVTGTDGQADGGAVVVPFPTDAGADPSPAGGFALSNAPTGRRVRARLARFNAPWQTSQVSEVLEPLIATHRENHPKADARLLQRAFDTAARWHSGQYRKSGDPYITHPLAVATILANLGMDTTTLVAALLHDTIEDTEYTLDQMRADFGGEVALLVDGVTKLDKVKLGDAAKAETIRKMVVAMAKDPRVLVIKLADRLHNMRTLTFLPRPKQEQKAKETLEILAPLAHRLGMNTIKWELEDLAFGTLFPKRFEEINRLIGEHQPQREALLRQVTQKVSTDLKAAKIKAETTGRPKHLYSIYQKMIVRGRDFNDIYDLVGVRILVDTVRDCYAALGVIHANWQPVPGRFKDYIAMPKFNMYQSLHTTVIGPTGKPVEMQIRTYAMHRTAEFGIAAHWKYKEHKGTPVVGPPAHIDEMTWLRQLLDWQREAADPSEFLDALRFDLSSQEVYVFTPKGDVIPLPTGSTPVDFAYAVHTEVGHKCIGARVNGKLVPLESTLSNGDVIEIFTSKSDTAGPTQDWLGFVKSPRARTKIRQYFNKERREEAIEAGKDSIVKAMRKQGMPLQRMLTSDALMAIARDLHLADVASLYAAVGDSQVSAQSVVQKLMAAYGGEEGAAEDIAETAVATRPPRSRQSSADPGVVVRGVSDVWIKLARCCTPVPPDAVFGFVTRSGGVSVHRDDCANAEDLRAQSERVVEVSWKLTSASTFLVAIQVEALDRHKLLADVTRVLSDERVNILSATVTTTRDRVAVSRFSFEMADPKHLGHLLAAVRKVDGVFDAYRVTSGA, encoded by the coding sequence GTGTCCCACGATGTCGTCCCTCCGGTGGAGGGCACGGTGCACCCGACAGGCGACGCGGACGGCTCGGTGACCGAGCGGAGCGGCGGCAACCCGCCGGCCCGGGTGACCGGCACCGACGGGCAGGCGGACGGCGGCGCGGTCGTGGTGCCGTTCCCGACCGACGCCGGGGCGGACCCCTCGCCCGCCGGCGGCTTCGCCCTCTCCAACGCGCCGACCGGCCGGAGGGTGCGCGCCCGGCTGGCCCGGTTCAACGCGCCCTGGCAGACCTCGCAGGTCAGCGAGGTGCTGGAGCCGCTGATCGCCACCCACCGCGAGAACCACCCCAAGGCCGACGCCCGGCTGCTCCAGCGCGCCTTCGACACGGCCGCGCGGTGGCACTCGGGTCAGTACCGCAAGTCCGGTGACCCCTACATCACCCACCCGCTCGCGGTGGCGACCATCCTGGCGAACCTGGGCATGGACACCACCACGCTCGTCGCGGCGCTGCTGCACGACACGATCGAGGACACGGAATACACCCTCGACCAGATGCGCGCCGACTTCGGCGGCGAGGTGGCCCTGCTGGTCGACGGCGTCACCAAGCTCGACAAGGTCAAGCTGGGTGACGCGGCCAAGGCGGAGACGATCCGCAAGATGGTCGTGGCCATGGCCAAGGACCCGCGCGTCCTGGTGATCAAGCTGGCCGATCGGCTGCACAACATGCGTACCCTGACCTTCCTGCCCCGCCCCAAGCAGGAGCAGAAGGCCAAGGAGACCCTGGAGATCCTCGCCCCGCTGGCCCACCGCCTCGGTATGAACACCATCAAGTGGGAGCTGGAGGACCTCGCCTTCGGCACCCTGTTCCCGAAGCGGTTCGAGGAGATCAACCGGCTGATCGGCGAGCACCAGCCGCAGCGTGAGGCGCTGCTGCGCCAGGTGACCCAGAAGGTGTCCACCGACCTGAAGGCCGCCAAGATCAAGGCGGAGACCACCGGCCGGCCGAAGCACCTCTACTCGATCTACCAGAAGATGATCGTGCGGGGGCGCGACTTCAACGACATCTACGACCTGGTCGGGGTGCGGATCCTGGTCGACACGGTGCGGGACTGCTACGCGGCGCTGGGCGTCATCCACGCCAACTGGCAGCCGGTGCCGGGCCGGTTCAAGGACTACATCGCCATGCCCAAGTTCAACATGTACCAGTCGTTGCACACGACGGTCATCGGGCCCACCGGCAAGCCGGTGGAGATGCAGATCCGCACCTACGCGATGCACCGCACCGCCGAGTTCGGCATCGCCGCGCACTGGAAGTACAAGGAGCACAAGGGCACCCCGGTGGTCGGCCCGCCGGCGCACATCGACGAGATGACCTGGCTGCGCCAGCTGCTGGACTGGCAGCGCGAGGCGGCCGACCCGAGCGAGTTCCTCGACGCGCTGCGGTTCGACCTGTCCAGCCAGGAGGTGTACGTCTTCACCCCGAAGGGCGACGTCATCCCGTTGCCGACCGGGTCGACGCCGGTGGACTTCGCGTACGCGGTGCACACCGAGGTCGGGCACAAGTGCATCGGCGCCCGGGTCAACGGCAAGCTGGTGCCGCTGGAGTCGACGCTCTCCAACGGCGACGTGATCGAGATCTTCACCTCGAAGTCCGACACGGCCGGCCCCACGCAGGACTGGCTGGGCTTCGTCAAGAGCCCGCGCGCCCGCACCAAGATCCGCCAGTACTTCAACAAGGAGCGGCGGGAGGAGGCGATCGAGGCCGGCAAGGACTCGATCGTCAAGGCGATGCGCAAGCAGGGCATGCCGCTGCAGCGGATGCTCACCTCGGACGCGCTCATGGCGATCGCCCGGGACCTGCACCTGGCCGACGTGGCCTCGCTCTACGCGGCGGTCGGCGACAGCCAGGTCTCCGCGCAGTCGGTGGTGCAGAAGCTGATGGCCGCGTACGGCGGCGAGGAGGGCGCGGCGGAGGACATCGCCGAGACCGCCGTCGCCACCCGGCCGCCGCGCAGCCGGCAGAGCAGCGCCGACCCGGGCGTGGTGGTCCGGGGGGTCAGCGACGTCTGGATCAAGCTGGCCCGCTGCTGCACCCCGGTGCCGCCGGACGCGGTGTTCGGCTTCGTCACCCGCTCCGGCGGGGTGAGCGTCCACCGGGACGACTGCGCCAACGCCGAGGACCTGCGGGCGCAGAGCGAGCGGGTGGTCGAGGTGAGCTGGAAGCTGACCTCCGCCTCGACCTTCCTGGTCGCCATCCAGGTGGAGGCCCTCGACCGGCACAAGCTCCTCGCGGACGTCACCCGGGTGCTCTCCGACGAGCGGGTCAACATCCTCTCCGCGACCGTCACCACCACCCGGGACCGGGTGGCGGTGAGCCGGTTCAGCTTCGAGATGGCCGACCCGAAGCACCTGGGGCACCTGCTGGCCGCGGTCCGCAAGGTCGACGGCGTCTTCGACGCCTACCGGGTCACCTCGGGCGCCTGA
- a CDS encoding adenine phosphoribosyltransferase, whose product MTETHTTGVRGDSGPEVARLVASRVLDVPDFPKPGVMFKDLMPLFADGAAFREVIDGIIAYHGRDSFDAVVGIEARGFVLAAAVAYATGVGVVPVRKAGKLPRATHSASYALEYGEATLEVHQDAFTAGHRVLVLDDVLATGGTAEATLDLVERAGGTVAGFTVLMELGFLKGRERLAPRPVHALLTV is encoded by the coding sequence GTGACGGAGACCCACACCACCGGGGTACGGGGAGACAGCGGCCCGGAGGTCGCCCGACTGGTCGCCAGCCGGGTGCTGGACGTGCCGGACTTCCCGAAGCCCGGCGTCATGTTCAAGGACCTGATGCCGCTGTTCGCCGACGGCGCGGCCTTCCGTGAGGTGATCGACGGGATCATCGCGTACCACGGGCGGGACTCGTTCGACGCGGTGGTGGGCATCGAGGCGCGCGGGTTCGTGCTCGCCGCGGCCGTCGCGTACGCCACCGGGGTGGGCGTGGTGCCGGTGCGCAAGGCCGGCAAGCTGCCCCGGGCCACCCACTCGGCGTCGTACGCCCTCGAATACGGCGAGGCGACGCTGGAGGTGCACCAGGACGCCTTCACGGCCGGCCACCGGGTCCTCGTCCTGGACGACGTGCTCGCCACCGGCGGCACCGCCGAGGCCACCCTCGACCTGGTGGAGCGGGCCGGCGGCACGGTGGCCGGCTTCACCGTGCTCATGGAACTCGGCTTCCTCAAGGGGCGCGAGCGACTCGCCCCGCGTCCGGTCCATGCCCTGCTGACCGTTTGA